In Canis lupus familiaris isolate Mischka breed German Shepherd chromosome 5, alternate assembly UU_Cfam_GSD_1.0, whole genome shotgun sequence, a genomic segment contains:
- the RNF222 gene encoding RING finger protein 222, which produces MSEGESKDSSGSECPVCYEKFRDLEGASRTLSCGHVFCHDCLVKYLLSTRVDGQVQRTIVCPICRYVTFLSKKSSRWPSVLDRSSQTLAVPMGLPDALGHTNPQVWRPAPSQGAQPPSDPPPGLVREPQVFVISRHGMPLGEQDSVLPRRSLAELSEASPAPSAGRAFCCRSRALLLITLVAVVAVVAAILPWVLLVRKQA; this is translated from the coding sequence ATGTCCGAAGGAGAGAGCAAAGACAGCTCGGGCAGCGAGTGCCCCGTGTGCTACGAGAAGTTCCGCGACCTGGAGGGCGCCAGCCGCACGCTGAGCTGCGGCCACGTGTTTTGCCACGACTGCCTGGTCAAGTACCTGCTCTCCACCCGCGTGGACGGCCAGGTCCAGAGGACCATCGTCTGCCCCATCTGCCGCTACGTCACCTTCCTCAGCAAGAAGAGCTCCCGCTGGCCCTCGGTGCTGGACCGGAGCTCGCAGACCCTGGCCGTGCCCATGGGCCTGCCCGACGCCCTGGGCCACACGAACCCCCAGGTGTGGAGGCCGGCCCCCAGCCAGGGCGCCCAGCCCCCCTCAGACCCGCCACCTGGCCTGGTCCGGGAGCCCCAGGTCTTTGTCATTAGCCGCCACGGGATGCCCCTGGGGGAGCAGGACAGCGTGCTGCCCCGCCGCAGCCTGGCCGAGCTGTCTGAGGCGTCACCGGCCCCCAGTGCAGGCCGGGCCTTCTGCTGCCGCTCACGGGCCCTGCTGCTCATCACGCTCGTCGCAGTGGTGGCTGTGGTGGCCGCCATCCTGCCCTGGGTGCTGCTGGTGAGGAAGCAGGCCTGA